TCCACATATCTGATGGTCCAATGTGGTCTCCACGTATCTGACTTTTCATGGCCTCCTGGGCAGtaactgagttcaaggctgagcCTTGGTTTTCTATTTATGAGGATTCTGGCTCCAGGGCAAGGTCACAGCTGCCTCTGGGTCGAGTTCCTCACTCCTTGTCCCTAGCAGGAGGATGTGCCCTACATGTTTTTGTCTCTGCAGGCAGTGGAGAAGTTGACATCACAAGCCCCAATTACCAAGAACATGTTGATCCAGAAGACAATGACAGTGGGGAATACACTGAAGTCAGTGACCAGCCTTCTCAATCAACTTTGCTCTCCGGGACCTCACCTGATGTGACTCCTGACCCATTTAAGGAGGTCACTGTGAACACTCAGAACACCGTGTCTGAACTCGTTTGGCAGGAAATAAGTGATTTGGACTCCCCTGACACAGGTGACATGACCAACCAAGTATCCTCTGGacagtttggagagatggcttagcggttgaggtgtttgcctgcaaagccaaaagacccaggttcattacccacctaaagtcacacacacaaggtgacagagtttctttgcagcagccacaggccctggcatgccctttctctgtctctcaaataataaaataaaataaaataaaataaaataaaataaaataaaataaaataaaataaaaaatttaagcgTGCAAAAGGCCTTGGCTACTTTGACCACAAGGGCCAGTCTGGCCCTGCTATGGGTGGTATGACCTAGGCAGTGGCCACCCTGGTGCTTCTTGGGAAGTTCTGCAAGGATTGAGGTGACTACATCTGGCAGTTCTGGCCAGTCAGGGGCCAGGTTATTGGGTGGCCTGGGTCATTCTGGAGCAGAGTCAATCAATGGTCAGACAGTGGTCAGGTTACCTGGGGGACTGGATCAATCGGGGAAGTTTCAGGAAATAGACAGGTGATGGGTCATCTCAGGGCTATGGTTAATGTGGCAGAGGATTAGTAGGTAGCTAGGATCGATGTGGGGCATGCTCAACTGAAAGGTCTGGTCAGGCTAGGGAGGCTCAGCAGATGTCCAGTGTGGATCTAAGGTCAGTTGATGACTCTGGAGTAGAGTCTATGAATGGCCAGTCTGCGGTTGTGTTATCTGGGGTTTGAGTTAACCTGGAGCAGGTTGAGTTCATCCCATGGCCATGGTCAGGCTGGAGCGTGACCATCTAGCTGTGATGGCAGTTTGGGGCTCCGGTCACTCAAGCTAGCTTACCTAATTATTACTGCAACTCTGAGGCTAGGCCCTCCTTGAGTCATGGTCTGGCATCCCCTGACCCTTCTGGTCCTACTGGGGAAGCACTGTCTGGTGGTCTTGACAACATGATTAGCCTGGTGGATGTTGGGGCTCAAGGTGAAGGCACCGTAGAGAGAGCTGTAAGCCTCCTTAACCAACAATTGTCAACACTTGTCATCAACCAAGACTTCCTGGCCCAGGAAGGGCTCCTGGTAGCCATTATTGTCAACAGTCAGAAGCTGCTCACAGAGAGGGAAAGGCTACTGAAGATTCTTCTGGGTAGCAATAATTTACTCAATGACACAGATGACCTGCTGCAGATAGCTGGGCCTCTGGCTCTGGAAGGCCTACTCTGCAAAGGTCCCCTGGGTGGCCTCTGTGGCCATGGGAGCCTTACTGGCATGAACGATGTCCTGAAGAACATGAGTTCTGGGAAGCTCAACACCTGGTGAGTTTGAGTTCTTTGGCAATGCAATAGTTCCctaaagcactggcctgtgaaagTCCCAGGTACCCGAAAGACATCAGTCGGTGCTGTTGGAGCCAGCTTCATCCATTTAGAAAGCTGGTATTGAGAAGGCAGCCTCAGATATCACCTCATCCTCCCATGTCTCAACCCATTGTCCATCATGGCCCGTTCCTTGGATCTGTGTGGGCTTATCTGAGCCCTACTAAATTATAAGCtgcagagctggagatatggctcaacagttaaggtgcttgcctgcaaagcctaaggacccaagttcagttctccagtgtccacgtaaacccagatgcactaggtggcacatgcgtctggagttcgtttgcaatggcccctctttctctctctctctctctctctctgcttctttctctctctctctctggtaaacaaataataaaaaataaatgaaaatattaaattagggcttgagagatggcttagcagttaaggagcttgcctgagaagcctaagaactcctgttcaaatcctccagatcccaggaATAGCCAAACAtgtgatgtaagcatgcaatgccacacattCCCACAAgagggcacgtgtgtctggagttcattaacagcgTGCCCATGCttgcctgccctccctccctcccccacccccctctcccctccctctctccctctctccctcccccacccccctctcctctctctctctctctctctctctgcctaaaacaaataatatatataaaattataaaccaCACCAGGACAGCATGTTGAAGATGTTCTATCTGGCTAATACTTAGTCATTACTCATCCCCCAGTGATTAGAAGAGCACTGTTGTTGTAAGCTAACACCACAGTCACTGGCTGATGCTTTACAAGTGTTATCTTAGTTTTCCCTTACATCTTTATATGAATTTATTGCTGTTCTTTAGTTGTGTGTGCCCAGGTTCCTGGGTGAGTGCCGATGCACCCactgtgtgtggagggcagaggacatcTTTTAGGGTGGTCCTCACCTgtcccacctcatttgaggcagcgTCTCTTGGTCTGGATTCTCATACTCTGCTGGTCTTTGCGGGGCTCACCTTGAGCATCCAGgaacttctcctgtctctgccccccatcTCACAACCACCGCCAACAGCTTGGAATTATAGATGCTTGTCAGTGCTTCTGGTTTTTTTTCCATGGGGCCTAGTGATTGAATTCACTAtccaccgaaccatctctccagccccttagatctgttttctttttgtttgtttttcttttttgctgttgttgttgtttttgatttttcgaggtagggtctcactctggcccaggctaacctggaattcactatggagtctcagggtggcctcgaactcatggcgatcctcctacctctgcctcccaagtgctgggattaaaggcgtgcactaccacgccaggcttgtttttttttttaaagtcaatgtGTCTTTATTATAAGATTAATTTCACTGTTACTTTTACAATTTAGTTATCAGACTATGTAAAGTCCAGATTTAGCAGCATTTGGACATATGGAATAGGAAGTCGACCTAATAACAATGTCAGTACTGATATCGTATGGTGAAAATCATTTGAGACGATGCCTCTTCCCCAAATATTTGGTAGTTGTAGTAATCTGAGGATTTTCCAGGAATTGTCTCACGTTTCATTTTGAATGTCCAGGAGTCAAActtggaagtaaaaaaaaaagcaaacaagcaaacatagCTATTATAGCTGTATTTGGAAAACTGGTCAAGTCACTGTGCAAGGTTGGGAGTTTCTTGGAGCAAGTGGGATTTGGGATTTTAGGAATTGATGCCTCACATCTTCATTAACTGCAGACACCATAGTTCTTGGACAGGAGAGGTGACTCAGTCaggaaggacccaagtttgacccccccccaacacccacgtaaatgcctgcctgtaatctcaatgctttgggggggagagacaggaggattcccccccccccagcaagctGATTAGCTAGACTAGCCTGCTCTGAGTTCAAACAAGAGACCCATCTCAGTAACTAAGGTGGAGACCACTTGAGGAAGACACCCTATGTCAACCTTTGGTAAACaaatatgaatatgcatatgtatacacatgcacacacaatacatgcacaccatatatatgatatatgatatatgatatatatacacacatatatgatgcTTTATGATCTGGGATTTGTAGGAATGGGACTGTGAGTGGAAACTAGGTTGAAAAGGGAGAGCCCAGGGTGGAGGGAAGGGAAGTCCCCACAGCCTAAGGGGTGTGGAGAGGAGACTGTGGACATTCGACTAACCTGCTTCACCtgactcttcccctctctcaggcTCAGCATCACCAGCTTCCATATTGTCCAGGTGTCAGGGAGGTTCTTGGTCTCGTCTCACAACCAGTTGAAACTTCAGACCAAGATGTCTATCAACTTCCCAGGGTGAGTAACGTGGTGAGTGCTGTGGCTCGAGTCTGAGATGTCCTCCACGGGTTCGTGTCTTCAGTCCCAATTCCTAGTGGGTGTTGCCATCTTAAGAGGCTTTGGAGGCTTTAGGAGGTAGTGTTTGGCTGATGGGCACAGGTCATTAAGACGGGGCCCGCCCCCTAGTCCAGCTCtctgctgtctgctctgccatgatggGAACAGCTGCCTCCACCACATGCTTCCACCATCCTGCCTTCCCTCCTAGCACGGACTGAAATCCCTCTGCACCCACGGGCCAAAAcagacctttccttccttaagttgtttcggTCAGGCATTTTGGTAATGGCAATGCAAAAGTAACTGGTAAGAAAACAAATGGAAGGGAATTCCT
Above is a window of Jaculus jaculus isolate mJacJac1 chromosome 8, mJacJac1.mat.Y.cur, whole genome shotgun sequence DNA encoding:
- the LOC101605274 gene encoding uncharacterized protein LOC101605274, producing the protein MRLLCVLFFLGNLLSTSHAHLEDSRYEAGSGEVDITSPNYQEHVDPEDNDSGEYTEVSDQPSQSTLLSGTSPDVTPDPFKEVTVNTQNTVSELVWQEISDLDSPDTALSGGLDNMISLVDVGAQGEGTVERAVSLLNQQLSTLVINQDFLAQEGLLVAIIVNSQKLLTERERLLKILLGSNNLLNDTDDLLQIAGPLALEGLLCKGPLGGLCGHGSLTGMNDVLKNMSSGKLNTWLSITSFHIVQVSGRFLVSSHNQLKLQTKMSINFPGVLSFLSSSSVDVNIMAPFEMQQPKPGQVLFVLKDCRPIVTGIHMHAGVLTKQIQWMLKWTLNISLPNILCPVVRFWFHIINQQWAVLSEILSFNLLETVNSPVSPVTLPPEQHYSLDFKDKNFPASFISWLIKSKFSFSPPPSPPLVPNHTSLFCVEHPSRRLLEASVTLTFPDKTAIVEFLKDVTAVIHFRSISLRSKDITSGFLG